The Oceanibaculum nanhaiense genome includes the window TTGCCGGCATCGTCGGTCTGAAGCTCATCACGCCCGCCTGAGCTGAATGGAAATCCTGCCTTTCACGAGCCTGACCGAGGCCGCTGTCGCCGTGCTGCAAACGCGCGACCCGGTGGAGAAGGCCCGGCTCGGCCGCCAGGTTGCCGGGGCCTGGCGCGAGGGTGTGCTGGTCGAAATCGGCAGCGCCATCCCGCCCGACCGACCGGCGCGGCCGGAAAAGCCGGAGCTACTGCCGCCCAACCGGGTGAAGAAGCGCAAGATCACGGCGTTGCCCGCCGGACGCGCCGCCTTGCTGCACGCGCTGGCGCATATCGAGCTGAACGCCATCGACCTGGCCTGGGACATCGCGGCGCGCTTTGCCGGCTGCGATCTGCCGCGCGGCTTCTTCGATGACTGGGTGCGGGTGGCGGATGATGAGGCGCGGCATTTCCTGATGCTGTGCGACCGGCTGGCGGCGCTGGACAGTTTCTACGGCGCCCTGCCCGCCCATGACGGGCTGTGGGAAGCGAGCCAGAACACCGCGCACGACCTGCTGGCGCGGCTTGCCGTGGTGCCGCTGGTGCTGGAGGCGCGCGGGCTGGACGTGACGCCGGCCAT containing:
- a CDS encoding ferritin-like domain-containing protein, whose translation is MEILPFTSLTEAAVAVLQTRDPVEKARLGRQVAGAWREGVLVEIGSAIPPDRPARPEKPELLPPNRVKKRKITALPAGRAALLHALAHIELNAIDLAWDIAARFAGCDLPRGFFDDWVRVADDEARHFLMLCDRLAALDSFYGALPAHDGLWEASQNTAHDLLARLAVVPLVLEARGLDVTPAMVEKLRTAGDEASAGALQIIHDDEITHVAAGRRWFEWEAERRGVEPVSTYHDLVRRYFRGLLKPPFNTRSRDLADFKAVYYEPLAMPLKTAPQ